From a region of the Tachysurus fulvidraco isolate hzauxx_2018 chromosome 5, HZAU_PFXX_2.0, whole genome shotgun sequence genome:
- the calcrlb gene encoding calcitonin gene-related peptide type 1 receptor: protein MSRTMFGYWITSILFLSTLCELFAAARSSVNDTQQKSRNETHDIDDSRNKIMMAQFECYQKITKDNNRDRNAGPMCNRTWDGWLCWDDVEAGNTATQHCPDYYKDFDTSELATKICTESGKWFVHPDSNRTWTNFTTCKQFTVERQQTAINLYYLVLIGHGLSLISLLASLGIFFHFKSLSCQRITLHKNLFFSFVLNSVITIISFTAVVNNREANPVSCKVCTFIHLYILGCMYFWMLCEGIYLHTLIVVAVFAEKQRLIWYYLLGWGFPLIPAVIHAVARSYYYNDFCWISSNTSLLYIIHGPVCAALLVNLFFLLNIVRVLITKLKVTHQAETSLYMKAVRGTLILVPLLGIQIVLLEYKPEGHRTNEIYAYMMAILIHYQGLLVATIFCFFNGEVQGVLKRHWNQYRIQFGSTFANTEALRSTSYTTSSMTEVHRCYSIDSHMDTLNGKSFHSLETTILRSDNIYM from the exons ATGAGCAGAACCATGTTTGGATATTGGATAACCTCGATCTTGTTCCTGTCCACGTTATGTGAG CTGTTCGCAGCAGCACGCTCGTCAGTGAACGACACACAGCAGAAATCCAGGAACGAAACCCACGATATCGACGACTCTCGCAACAAGATCATGATGGCGCAGTTTGAGTGTTACCAAAAAATCACCAAGGACAACAATCGAGATCGAAATG cTGGGCCGATGTGTAACCGCACATGGGACGGCTGGCTGTGTTGGGACGACGTGGAGGCTGgaaacacagcaacacaacactGTCCGGATTACTACAAGGACTTCGACActtctg AGCTGGCTACGAAAATCTGCACCGAATCTGGCAAGTGGTTTGTCCACCCCGACAGCAACCGAACCTGGACCAATTTCACAACCTGTAAGCAATTCACCGTCGAGCGTCAGCAG aCGGCGATTAACCTCTACTACCTGGTCCTGATCGGTCACGGACTGTCGCTGATCTCTTTGCTGGCTTCTTTAGGGATATTCTTCCACTTTAA GAGTTTAAGTTGCCAGAGGATTACGCTTCATAAaaaccttttcttctccttcgtACTGAATTCAGTCATAACAATTATCTCCTTCACGGCTGTTGTGAACAACCGCGAGGCCAATCCT GTGAGCTGTAAGGTGTGCACGTTTATCCACCTGTACATTCTGGGCTGTATGTACTTTTGGATGCTGTGTGAGGGAATCTATCTCCACACACTCATCGTGGTGGCTGTGTTTGCCGAGAAGCAGCGCCTCATCTGGTATTATCTGCTGGGTTGGG GATTTCCTCTTATCCCCGCTGTAATACACGCTGTAGCCAGGAGCTATTACTACAACGACTT TTGTTGGATCAGTTCAAATACGTCTCTGCTTTATATTATCCACGGACCCGTCTGTGCCGCCTTACTG gtGAACCTGTTCTTCCTCCTGAACATTGTTCGGGTGTTAATCACCAAGCTGAAAGTGACCCACCAGGCAGAGACCAGCCTCTACATGAAGGCAGTGAGAGGCACGCTGATCCTCGTCCCTCTCCTGGGCATCCAGATCGTCCTGCTGGAATACAAACCCGAGGGCCACCGGACCAACGAGATCTACGCGTACATGATGGCCATCCTGATCCATTACCAG GGTCTGCTGGTGGCTACAATCTTCTGCTTCTTCAACGGAGAG GTCCAGGGTGTGTTAAAGCGTCACTGGAATCAGTACCGTATTCAGTTCGGCAGCACGTTCGCCAACACGGAGGCGCTGCGCTCGACGTCCTACACCACCTCCTCCATGACCGAGGTGCACCGTTGCTACAGCATCGACAGCCACATGGACACGCTGAACGGCAAGAGCTTCCACAGCCTGGAGACCACCATCCTCCGCTCAGATAACATCTACATGTGA